One Clupea harengus chromosome 3, Ch_v2.0.2, whole genome shotgun sequence DNA window includes the following coding sequences:
- the LOC105910324 gene encoding interferon-induced protein with tetratricopeptide repeats 5-like, whose translation MSADKVTGGGKLKNLECLFTWEVDKDDINDLKAVPEKLLDRIKFCPRKYHATYFNILAFVSHLQGKADTALEYLGKSKALLKEDKRDKADFLVTYSSFAWLHHHLGNLDAMETYLGKVKSTCEGREIAVEAEKGWSFLRLGAKFYPRAKESFQKALEAEPDSVSYNVGYAVVLYRLEELVRKDAKVKPKDRLAAKQLQRALDLDPTNAEVMVLLALKLQHLNPSKSRELIQKALTKCPDTPQITRYIATYFGREGSTEESLEILEEAAKRAPNSSFLYNQIGLCHWQKMIDMKSDGSSAGGAEVKAAAAESIRFFRKTVELKPSNTPAWVHLAEAYKESRQLERAEPIFTRLLSDESLTDAERQHCHTKYGNFLMYLRKNHAKAIEQFKKAYKIRIDCGDRSLARGKLMMLAGQKSKIRAKEGDDILAFLSAVDKQDRQPAPAPAPAAAAHLCADKMTGGGELKSLEMLEEAAKRYPDSSSLYNQIGLCHWQKMIDMKSGGLSAGGAEVKAATAESIRFFHKSVKLKPSNTPAWMHLAEAYIESGQLGRAEPIFTRLLSDESLTDADQQHCHTKYGIFLMYQRKNNAKAIEQLKKAYKIRNDCGYRSQARAKLMKLAGQKSKIRAKEGDDILAFLSAVDKQ comes from the exons ATGAG TGCTGACAAAGTGACAGGAGGTGGCAAACTAAAAAACTTGGAGTGTCTCTTCACATGGGAAGTGGACAAAGATGACATAAACGACTTGAAGGCTGTCCCAGAGAAACTCCTGGACCGCATCAAGTTCTGTCCTCGCAAGTACCACGCCACTTACTTCAACATCCTGGCCTTTGTGAGTCACCTGCAGGGGAAGGCCGACACCGCCCTTGAATACCTGGGCAAGTCCAAAGCCTTGCTGAAGGAGGACAAGCGAGATAAGGCGGACTTCCTGGTCACCTACTCCAGCTTCGCCTGGCTGCACCATCACCTGGGCAACCTGGATGCCATGGAGACTTACCTAGGCAAGGTGAAGAGCACATGTGAGGGCCGAGAGATCGCCGTGGAAGCAGAGAAAGGGTGGAGCTTCTTAAGGTTGGGGGCTAAGTTCTATCCAAGGGCCAAGGAGAGCTTCCAGAAGGCTCTGGAAGCCGAGCCTGACAGTGTGTCCTACAACGTGGGCTATGCTGTAGTCCTTTACCGATTGGAGGAGCTCGTCAGGAAGGATGCTAAGGTCAAGCCCAAAGACAGACTTGCAGCCAAACAGTTACAGAGAGCCTTGGACCTCGACCCCACCAACGCTGAGGTGATGGTCCTCCTAGCCCTGAAACTCCAACACTTAAATCCTTCGAAATCCAGAGAGCTGATCCAAAAGGCCCTCACTAAGTGTCCAGACACGCCCCAGATAACTAGGTACATTGCCACATACTTCGGGAGAGAAGGTTCCACTGAGGAATCCTTAGAAATCCTCGAGGAGGCCGCCAAGAGAGCCCCCAACTCCTCCTTCCTCTACAACCAAATCGGTCTGTGCCACTGGCAAAAGATGATCGATATGAAGTCCGACGGGTCGAGTGCTGGCGGCGCAGAGGTTAAGGCAGCCGCTGCCGAAAGCATCCGATTCTTCCGCAAGACCGTGGAGCTGAAGCCGTCAAACACACCTGCCTGGGTGCATCTGGCGGAAGCCTATAAAGAAAGCCGACAGCTGGAGAGGGCCGAGCCCATTTTCACCAGGCTGCTTTCAGATGAGTCCCTGACCGATGCAGAGCGACAGCACTGCCACACTAAGTATGGCAATTTTCTGATGTACCTGAGGAAGAACCACGCCAAGGCCATAGAGCAGTTCAAGAAGGCGTACAAGATCAGGATCGACTGCGGAGACAGGAGTCTGGCTCGGGGGAAACTTATGATGTTAGCGGGTCAAAAGTCTAAAATAAGAGCCAAGGAGGGAGATGACATCTTGGCTTTTCTGTCTGCAGTAGACAAGCAGGACAGAcagccagctccagctccagctccagcagcggCAGCACATCTTTG TGCTGACAAAATGACAGGAGGCGGCGAACTAAAATCCTTAGAAATGCTCGAGGAGGCCGCCAAGAGatatcccgactcctcctccctctacaACCAAATCGGTCTGTGCCACTGGCAAAAGATGATCGATATGAAGTCCGGCGGGTTGAGTGCTGGAGGTGCAGAGGTTAAGGCAGCCACCGCCGAAAGCATCCGTTTCTTCCACAAGTCAGTGAAGCTGAAGCCGTCAAACACACCTGCCTGGATGCATCTGGCGGAAGCCTATATAGAAAGCGGACAGCTGGGCAGGGCCGAGCCCATTTTTACCAGGCTGCTTTCAGATGAGTCCCTGACCGATGCTGATCAACAGCACTGCCACACTAAGTATGGGATTTTTCTGATGTACCAGAGGAAGAACAACGCCAAGGCCATAGAGCAGTTAAAGAAGGCGTACAAGATCAGGAACGACTGCGGATACAGGAGTCAGGCTCGGGCAAAACTTATGAAGTTAGCGGGTCAAAAGTCTAAAATAAGAGCCAAGGAGGGAGATGACATCTTGGCTTTTCTGTCTGCAGTAGACAAGCAGTAG